GTTCTCGTTAGAGGTCTGGCAGCAgcattgtctgtctttttgGGAAGACCAGACAAGAGACCGTTACAATAGTCAGGAAATGAAGGCATGAAAAAGTTTCTCTAAATCTTGTCTGGACATGAGACCTCAAATTCTTGCTATTTGTTTGAGATGATAAAAGGCTGATTTAGTTGTTGGCttgatgtggctgctgaagcTCAGATATGAGTCTATTAAAACACAGATTTCTAACGTGGGTTTTCCTCTTTATAGCTCTGGAATCACACTGAGTGATAACTTTCATTATTTCCTTCTTGTTGCCAAATACAATGATTTTTGTTATGTCTTTATTTAACTGAAGGTAATTTAATTGAATCCAGCTATTTACTTGCTCTAAGCATTGATAGAGTGAAGAGTTAAGTAAATCTGAAATAAGATACATTATTGTCATGTATGATTTGACCCAGAGGGAGCATGTACAGGTTGAATAATAGAATCAAGAATCAAACCCAGGAGACTCCACATGTCAGCGTGATCCTCAGATTTATGATCACCAGAGGCAACAACATAGCGCATAACCTTTGGGATATGATCTGAACCAACTGAGGACTGTGCCAGATAATCACACCCACCTTTCCAGTCTGTCAAGAAGTATTTTAGGTTCCACACAGTATCAAAGGTTGCACTAAGATCAAGCAGCACCAAAACGAAATGTTTTACCTGAATCAGTATTCAGATGAATATCATTTAAAACCTTATCAgtgcagcttcagtgctccttcAGGATCCAGACTGCCTTTCTTCAGAAGTAGCTTAACAACTGCAGTTTTCAGTGATTCTGAAAAAATGCTGTTGACAATTTTCAGCACATCCATTTACAACAACTACAGACACTTTTTTGAAAAAGCTGGTTGGCAGGGTGTCAACGCAGCAGGTAGATGAATTAAGATGCTTCACTGTTTCCCCCCAGAGTTTCAAAAATTGAGAGTATTGAACGTTGACAATCTAGCCAAATCGTTTCGGTGCGGTGGCAGCAGCGGTCTGGTTCCATTATTTGACAAGGGGGAATTTAAGGTCACTCTGatattttcattctttcatttaaaaaaaagatgcaaactCATTACACTTTTTGAGAGATAGGAAGTCATAATCGGGTTGGGGGGATTAGTTAGCTTCTCAATGGTGGTGAACATGGCACCAGAATTGTATAATTGTTCAGTATCATCTGCCCTTTAAAGCCTTACCACTCCATGCTGTTTTTATGTAGCTTCACTtcttaaatacaataaaatggcATTAAATAAAAGGAGCCTGTGGCTGCACAGCTGGTGATTCCTGCAAATTTGTCTTTGACGTGAactgtgtgagagaaaagagagggcaTGAAACTCCGCCACAGGGCAGAGACTCCCTGCAGGTAGGGGTGTCTTTATTCTGCGTCTCCATCGCTTTTAGAAAGATAGATGTTTGAGTCTGACCTTTGTTCTGTCCTTTTTTCTGAAGTTGTTACTAAGATAATACACAGTGCTTCATTTGAAAATCAGGAGGTCCCAGAACATAGAGGGTACTGTTGAACGCATCAAAAGTCCAAAGTGCCTGGAGCACATTGAACAACGCTGCTGTGCTAGTCAAAGTGAAGTCAAAAGATTATCTTTTAGTTTGATGAGGATTTTAACAGCTGACAGTTTTAATGAGATGCTTCTCATCCAGTAGGCCTATGGAAATCATCAGCTATATGTAGAATAGTACATCCACTGTGTGAGAGGCCATTATAAAGACACTGAAAGCTGTATGACAACTGATGTGACATGATTGGAAAAAAATCTATGATTTTCTAATCTCACACGAGAGAGAAGCTCTGAAACAGGGTCTGCTTTTAGTGAGTATCCTAAAGGGGTTTTGTTCTTGCAAAACTGCTATTTATATTCTACAAATATACTGTTATCCTACACAGACTTCCCACGCCACTAGCATACTATAAACTGAAATACAGCACAGAAAAGGCTGTTTGAAATTGTCTACATGTGGAAGCATCGTATCAGTAACAAATAGCAACAAAGTTCTTTTTGATGTGGCATTTATGCAAATCCCAGAGATTTCAAAttcaaggcacacacacacacacacacacacacacacacacacacctcagcaaaTCTCAAACTTTTATTTCAGAGAACTTGTTTAAGGCAGCTGCTTACTGTGGTGTATAACGTGGTGttatctttatattttttaactCTTAACAACCTTGTAAcattctcacatttaaaaaaaaaaatcctttttacAACCCTAATAGGATCAGCAGtcatttatacaaaaaaaaaaaaaaaaaaatcacctcacTTGAGATCTGTGAATCATTGAGTGCTGCAGAAGGCTGTTGAGTTATGTAGCAGCTGCATATGTTGCTGGCTCAAGTGCCTAATATGACTAGAAGAGGGACATACAAAAGGGTAATTTCATCGTCTTCTGTGAAGACTAGAAGAGGtgccaaacacagaaaatcatagcgagcacacactgcagctaaAAGAAAACCTTActaggaaaaaaatgaagaaaccTTGTGCAGGTCTAGTTTCACAAAGGTCCCACATCATGGCAGCTGAATATTAAGACAGCAAGTGGTTAAACATGAACTATATAACAAACTATATGAACAAACTGAACtatataaacaaagaaaatacttaataataaatatttactcAGTGCCCTTAAACTCTTGACCTTAAAACTGAACCACACCGTACAACAAAACAGCTTCCCGTCAACTGAAATATCTGCTTACAGAGAGAAACAAGTGTGCACTGGATTtccatttgcattcatttattatggtgctttaacagaaaacatgcaTTACCTTGAGACCATGACCATAGGCATCAATACAGCTTTTGAGGAGACATAGACACGAGGGTGTCCACGTGTGTCtgtcaaaatatatttagattctGCTTATATTATAAACAGTTTCATGTATAAATACAAGTTCAAGTAATGAACGCTCAAGTTCATCTGCGTGTAACATCTGCGTGATAAACTTTAAGTTACCCGCTGTCCATGTTCTTGCAAGGACGAGAAAGAGGGTAAAAACGTAAATGCGAgaatgtgtgtgcacctgtgttttcattcatgagATGGGAACCACACTGACACAGTCTTCTACCATCTcgaacaggaagtgatgtgggCCACTACGCCGGGCCACCTCACTGGCCGTCTCTCCGCTGCTGCTGCGGAGGCCCGGCTTGAGGTGTcgctgagagaggaggagctcTAACGTGTGGGCGGAGTCTGTTTTTAAGGAGCTGGCGTGGGAAGCGGCCAGGTGAAGCGGTGTGAGCCCGCCGTTGGTCTGGGCGTTCAGTTCGGCTCCGCGTCGCAGGAGAAGACTTGCCACAGTGACTCGGCTCCAGCGGCAGGCACTGTGAAGGGGTGTCCAGCCGTCGATGGTGCGAGGGTTAACCTTAGACCCGGCGGCGAGTAAAGCAGACACTGCGTCAACATGGCCGCTGTATGCCGCGCGGTGCAGTGGAGTGTAACCGTCCTCGTCACAGCAGTGCACCAAAAGGGGATCAGCAGTTAA
The sequence above is a segment of the Enoplosus armatus isolate fEnoArm2 chromosome 2, fEnoArm2.hap1, whole genome shotgun sequence genome. Coding sequences within it:
- the ankrd49 gene encoding ankyrin repeat domain-containing protein 49: MEFPEDFNQLELLNTHGHLIPRGASSLWTGSKDEEEEMEEEEGYHSEEWYLEKEETLKDKPKELILWAAENNRLPTVHRLLTADPLLVHCCDEDGYTPLHRAAYSGHVDAVSALLAAGSKVNPRTIDGWTPLHSACRWSRVTVASLLLRRGAELNAQTNGGLTPLHLAASHASSLKTDSAHTLELLLSQRHLKPGLRSSSGETASEVARRSGPHHFLFEMVEDCVSVVPIS